One segment of Phaeacidiphilus oryzae TH49 DNA contains the following:
- the ftsY gene encoding signal recognition particle-docking protein FtsY, whose amino-acid sequence METIILAVVIFVVVVAAASGLVVSGRRRKSLPKPPSKAGTLAPPAPPKEPQVGEDAETPRDTPTRTIEDVSLPGEAGATVEPTEVEEPETAAEAPAVEVPEPTAGRLVRLRSRLSRSQNSLGKGLLSLLSRDRLDEDTWEEIEETLLVADVGVGPTQELVDALRTRVKVLGTRTPQELRELLREELVKLLGDFDRSLRTAKHADEDPVRPAVAMVVGVNGTGKTTTTGKLARVLVADGRTVVLGAADTFRAAAADQLQTWGERVGARTVRGPEGGDPASVAFDAVKEGIAEGADTVLVDTAGRLHTKTGLMDELGKVKRVVEKHGPVDEVLLVLDATTGQNGLVQARVFAEVVNITGIVLTKLDGTAKGGIVIQVQRELGVPVKLIGLGEGPDDLAPFDAGQYVDGLLGEVE is encoded by the coding sequence ATGGAAACCATCATTCTCGCCGTAGTCATTTTCGTGGTCGTCGTGGCGGCGGCCTCCGGGCTCGTCGTCTCCGGTCGGCGGCGCAAGAGCCTGCCCAAGCCCCCTAGCAAGGCCGGGACACTCGCTCCGCCGGCGCCGCCGAAGGAACCGCAGGTCGGCGAGGACGCGGAGACCCCGCGGGACACCCCGACCCGGACCATCGAGGACGTGTCGCTGCCCGGGGAGGCCGGCGCCACCGTCGAGCCGACCGAGGTCGAGGAGCCGGAGACGGCCGCCGAGGCGCCGGCCGTCGAGGTGCCCGAGCCCACCGCCGGCCGCCTGGTCCGGCTGCGCTCACGGCTCTCCCGCTCGCAGAACTCGCTGGGCAAGGGGCTCCTCTCGCTGCTCTCCCGGGACCGTCTGGACGAGGACACCTGGGAGGAGATCGAGGAGACGCTGCTCGTCGCGGACGTCGGCGTCGGCCCGACCCAGGAGCTGGTCGACGCGCTGCGCACCCGGGTCAAGGTGCTCGGCACCCGCACCCCGCAGGAGCTGCGCGAGCTGCTGCGGGAGGAACTGGTCAAGCTGCTCGGCGACTTCGACCGGTCGCTGAGGACGGCGAAGCACGCCGACGAGGACCCGGTGCGTCCGGCGGTCGCCATGGTGGTGGGGGTCAACGGCACCGGCAAGACCACCACCACCGGCAAGCTGGCCCGGGTGCTGGTCGCGGACGGCCGCACGGTCGTCCTCGGCGCCGCGGACACCTTCCGTGCGGCCGCCGCCGACCAGCTGCAGACCTGGGGCGAGCGGGTGGGCGCCCGTACCGTCCGCGGCCCGGAGGGCGGCGACCCGGCGTCGGTCGCCTTCGACGCGGTGAAGGAGGGTATCGCCGAGGGCGCGGACACCGTGCTGGTGGACACCGCCGGCCGGCTGCACACCAAGACCGGGCTGATGGACGAGCTCGGCAAGGTCAAGCGAGTGGTGGAGAAGCACGGCCCGGTGGACGAGGTGCTGCTGGTGCTGGACGCCACCACCGGTCAGAACGGCCTGGTGCAGGCGCGGGTCTTCGCCGAGGTGGTCAACATCACCGGCATCGTGCTGACCAAGCTGGACGGCACGGCCAAGGGCGGCATCGTGATCCAGGTACAGCGCGAGCTGGGCGTCCCGGTCAAGCTGATCGGCCTCGGCGAGGGGCCGGACGACCTGGCGCCGTTCGACGCCGGGCAGTACGTGGACGGGCTGCTGGGCGAGGTGGAGTGA
- a CDS encoding chromosome segregation SMC family protein, with product MHLKSLTLRGFKSFASATTLRFEPGITCVVGPNGSGKSNVVDALSWVMGEQGAKSLRGGKMEDVIFAGTSGRAPLGRAEVALTIDNTDGALPIDYAEVTISRTMFRNGGSEYAINGDTCRLLDIQELLSDSGIGREMHVIVGQGQLDSVLHADPTGRRAFIEEAAGVLKHRKRKEKALRKLDAMEGNLTRVNDLVGELRRQLKPLGRQAAIARRAAVIQADLRDARLRLLADDLLTLRRAVEAEVADEMALRVRRDGVEQELAGAQRREAVLEAQLGQLGPRVERAREAWFALSSLAERVRGTVGLAEAKVRHASAPAVEERRGRDPEEMEREAERIREEEAALQEALEEAQYALAETVERRAELERAATEEEQRIRAAARAIADRREGLARLQGQASAARGKVASAEAEIGRLAGARDEARERAAAAQEEYELLAAEVSEAETGEAGAEGELAALRAELAASEEAVSAAREALARAERESAAVGARREALALGLRRKDGTGALLAAGDRLAGLLGSAAELVTVAPGAETAIAAALGAAADAVAVNGIPAAAGALRLLRKDDAGRASLLIASETAASDSASDGAMPSAAGGPAGRAVPRAPDFAASAPKSGAPDLPPGSSARHAESLVSAPPELLSALRALLRDYVVVETLEEAEALAAARPELTAVTADGDVLSARFARGGSGGAPSLLETQAAVDEAESALAELAERTESLRAALAEAQARKRELGERVEELAKRHRAAEKERSALGQRLGGLSGAAKAAAGEADRLAASVERAEQALAEAAEQAEELAARVEAAEEAQGDGDEEPDTAERDRLNAEASAARQAEMEARLAVRTHEERVRGLSGRADSLDRGARAEREARARAAARAQRRAEEARVAQAVADGAQQLLVFVEASLERAAARRTAAEKVRAEREQELAQQRSRGRGLKETLDKLTDSVHKDEVLRAEKRLRIEQLEAKALEEHGVEADVLIAEYGPEQPVPASPEEGAEGVEGGEGADGAGAGTRPFVRAEQEKRLKAAEKAYAQLGKVNPLALEEFAALEERHKFLSEQLEDLKTTKRDLLGIVKDVDERVEQIFTAAYEDTAREFEGVFSRLFPGGEGRLVLTDPDDMLATGVEVEARPPGKKVKRLSLLSGGERSLTAVALLVAIFKARPSPFYVMDEVEAALDETNLRRLIAIMEELRDSSQLIVITHQKLTMESADALYGVSMRGDGISQVISQRLRESA from the coding sequence GTGCACCTGAAAAGCCTCACCCTGCGCGGGTTCAAGTCCTTCGCCTCCGCCACCACCCTGCGCTTCGAGCCCGGAATCACCTGCGTGGTCGGGCCGAACGGCTCCGGCAAGTCGAATGTGGTGGACGCCCTTTCCTGGGTCATGGGTGAGCAGGGCGCCAAATCGCTGCGCGGCGGCAAGATGGAGGACGTCATCTTCGCCGGCACGTCCGGGCGGGCCCCGCTCGGCCGCGCCGAGGTGGCGCTCACCATCGACAACACCGACGGCGCGCTGCCCATCGACTACGCCGAGGTCACCATCTCGCGGACGATGTTCCGCAACGGCGGCAGCGAGTACGCGATCAACGGCGACACCTGCCGGCTGCTGGACATCCAGGAGCTGCTCTCGGACTCCGGCATCGGCCGGGAGATGCACGTCATCGTCGGCCAGGGGCAGCTGGACTCGGTGCTGCACGCCGATCCGACCGGTCGGCGGGCGTTCATCGAGGAGGCCGCCGGCGTACTCAAGCACCGCAAGCGGAAAGAGAAGGCGCTGCGGAAGCTGGACGCCATGGAGGGCAATCTGACCAGGGTCAACGACCTGGTCGGGGAGCTGCGGCGGCAGCTGAAGCCGCTCGGGCGGCAGGCCGCCATCGCCCGCAGGGCCGCGGTGATCCAGGCCGATCTGCGCGACGCCCGGCTGCGGCTGCTCGCCGACGACCTGCTGACCCTGCGCCGGGCGGTGGAGGCCGAGGTCGCGGACGAGATGGCGCTGCGGGTCCGCCGGGACGGGGTCGAACAGGAGCTGGCCGGCGCCCAGCGGCGGGAGGCCGTGCTGGAGGCGCAGCTCGGGCAGCTGGGGCCGCGGGTGGAGCGGGCCCGGGAGGCCTGGTTCGCGCTGTCCTCGCTGGCGGAGCGGGTGCGCGGGACGGTCGGGCTGGCCGAGGCGAAGGTCCGGCACGCCTCCGCGCCGGCCGTCGAGGAGCGGCGCGGGCGCGACCCGGAGGAGATGGAGCGCGAGGCCGAGCGGATCCGCGAGGAGGAGGCCGCGCTCCAGGAGGCGCTGGAGGAGGCCCAGTACGCGCTGGCCGAGACGGTCGAGCGGCGGGCCGAGCTTGAGCGCGCCGCGACCGAGGAGGAGCAGCGGATAAGGGCGGCGGCGCGGGCGATCGCCGACCGGCGCGAGGGCCTGGCCCGGTTGCAGGGGCAGGCCAGCGCCGCCCGCGGCAAGGTGGCCAGCGCCGAGGCCGAGATCGGCCGGCTGGCCGGGGCGCGGGACGAGGCGCGGGAGCGCGCCGCCGCCGCGCAGGAGGAGTACGAGCTGCTGGCCGCGGAGGTCTCCGAGGCGGAGACCGGCGAGGCCGGGGCCGAGGGCGAGCTGGCCGCGCTGCGCGCCGAGCTGGCGGCCTCCGAGGAGGCCGTCTCGGCGGCGCGGGAGGCGTTGGCGCGGGCCGAGCGCGAGTCCGCGGCGGTGGGCGCGCGGCGGGAGGCGCTGGCGCTGGGGCTTCGGCGCAAGGACGGTACGGGGGCGCTGCTCGCCGCCGGCGACCGGCTGGCGGGTCTCCTCGGCTCGGCCGCCGAGCTGGTGACGGTGGCCCCGGGCGCCGAGACGGCGATCGCGGCCGCGCTGGGGGCCGCGGCCGATGCGGTCGCGGTGAACGGCATCCCGGCCGCGGCGGGAGCTCTGCGCCTGCTCCGCAAGGACGACGCGGGGCGCGCGTCGCTGCTGATCGCCTCCGAGACTGCCGCCTCGGACTCCGCGAGTGACGGGGCGATGCCGTCTGCGGCTGGGGGACCGGCTGGGCGCGCAGTTCCCCGCGCCCCTGATTTCGCGGCTTCGGCGCCGAAATCCGGGGCGCCGGATTTGCCGCCCGGAAGCAGCGCGCGCCACGCCGAGTCGCTCGTGTCCGCGCCGCCCGAGCTGCTGAGCGCCTTGCGCGCGCTGCTGCGGGACTACGTCGTCGTGGAGACCCTTGAGGAGGCGGAAGCCCTTGCCGCCGCGCGGCCGGAGCTCACCGCCGTGACCGCCGACGGCGACGTCCTCAGCGCCCGCTTCGCCCGCGGCGGCTCCGGCGGCGCGCCGTCGCTGCTGGAGACGCAGGCCGCCGTGGACGAGGCGGAGAGCGCCCTCGCCGAGCTGGCGGAGCGGACCGAGTCGCTGCGTGCCGCGCTCGCAGAGGCGCAGGCCCGCAAGCGCGAACTCGGCGAGCGGGTCGAGGAGTTGGCGAAACGTCACCGCGCCGCCGAGAAGGAGCGCTCCGCGCTCGGCCAGCGGCTCGGCGGGCTCTCCGGAGCCGCCAAGGCCGCCGCCGGCGAGGCCGACCGCTTGGCCGCCTCGGTCGAGCGGGCCGAGCAGGCCCTCGCCGAGGCCGCCGAGCAGGCGGAGGAGCTGGCCGCCCGGGTCGAGGCCGCCGAGGAGGCCCAGGGCGACGGGGACGAGGAGCCGGACACCGCCGAGCGGGACCGCCTCAACGCGGAGGCCTCCGCCGCCCGCCAGGCCGAGATGGAGGCCAGGCTCGCCGTCCGTACCCACGAGGAGCGGGTGCGGGGGCTGTCCGGCCGTGCCGACTCGCTGGACCGGGGCGCGCGCGCCGAGCGCGAGGCGCGTGCCCGGGCCGCCGCGCGGGCCCAGCGGCGCGCGGAGGAGGCGCGGGTCGCGCAGGCCGTCGCGGACGGCGCTCAGCAGCTGCTGGTCTTCGTCGAGGCCTCCCTCGAACGCGCCGCCGCCCGCCGTACCGCCGCCGAGAAGGTGCGCGCCGAGCGCGAGCAGGAGCTCGCCCAGCAGCGCTCCCGCGGCCGGGGGCTCAAGGAGACCCTGGACAAGCTGACCGACTCGGTGCACAAGGACGAGGTGCTGCGCGCCGAGAAGCGGCTGCGGATCGAGCAGCTGGAGGCCAAGGCGCTGGAGGAGCACGGCGTCGAGGCGGACGTGCTGATCGCCGAGTACGGGCCGGAGCAGCCGGTCCCGGCCTCCCCCGAAGAGGGCGCCGAAGGCGTCGAGGGCGGGGAGGGCGCGGACGGCGCCGGGGCCGGGACCCGCCCCTTCGTCCGCGCCGAGCAGGAGAAGCGGCTGAAGGCGGCCGAGAAGGCGTACGCCCAGCTCGGCAAGGTGAATCCGCTGGCCCTGGAGGAGTTCGCGGCGCTGGAGGAGCGGCACAAGTTCCTCAGCGAGCAGCTGGAGGACCTCAAGACCACCAAGCGCGACCTCCTCGGCATCGTCAAGGACGTGGACGAGCGGGTGGAGCAGATCTTCACCGCGGCCTACGAGGACACCGCCCGGGAGTTCGAGGGCGTCTTCTCCCGGCTCTTCCCTGGCGGCGAGGGCCGCCTGGTGCTCACCGACCCGGACGACATGCTGGCCACCGGGGTCGAGGTGGAGGCGCGCCCGCCGGGCAAGAAGGTGAAGCGGCTCTCGCTGCTCTCCGGCGGTGAGCGCTCGCTGACCGCGGTCGCCCTGCTGGTGGCCATCTTCAAGGCGCGGCCCAGCCCGTTCTACGTGATGGACGAGGTCGAGGCTGCGCTGGACGAGACCAACCTCCGCCGGCTGATCGCGATCATGGAGGAGCTCCGGGACTCCTCGCAGCTGATCGTGATCACCCACCAGAAGCTGACCATGGAGTCCGCGGACGCCCTCTACGGCGTCTCGATGCGCGGCGACGGCATCTCCCAGGTGATCAGCCAGCGGCTGCGCGAATCGGCCTGA
- a CDS encoding penicillin acylase family protein: MARRGFRAAAAAAVCALVAAVALPAAEASAQAPARAAAAGAQPAAAQDYCGGHCNDILPPGENGNATLAQILADRALGVRPAHTDDQLGPYASLADGYPGLTDADLAEYFDDSSFGVPAGQVESSEQPRSDVTIVRDKATGVPHITGTTRSGTEFGAGYAAAEDRLWVMDLFRHVGRGELTGFAGGAVANRQLEQSFWQAAPYTEDELQQQIDAIAQSGPRGQQALADAQSYVDGVNSYIKKAYAGRYFPGEYDLTGHIDPITNAGEIQPFKLTDLVALASVIGALFGSGGGGEVQSALVKEAAEAKYGVAKGDQVWEAFRERNDPEAVQTLHDGQSFPYAQDPADPKGLAMPDPGSVTPQQEVYDPTGSATSATAEKTARVTAPTAGLAKLKGVYDKGVLPGNLLTAKHGMSNALVVSGKYTDDGHPVAVFGPQTGYFAPQLLMLEELQGPGISARGAAFAGLNFYVELGRGPDYSWSATSAGQDITDTYAVKLCNTDGSPATKDSNAYLLDGTCTPMDRLERDDSWSPTLADNTAAGSYKLVMFRTKYGLVQSRATVGGVPVAYTSLRSTYGHEVDSIIGFQMLNDPSAVNSPQTFQEAAQHINYTFNWFYADSRHIAYYNSGDNPARPADVAPDLPTWGEPQYAWTGLEPASTHPQSVDQDYYVSWNNKQADDYSSAGFGDGSIHRANLLDTRVKRLIASGQKISRASLTQAMEDAAVTDLRGEYLLPELLKVVDSQPVTDPGQQAAVQELQNWLRDGTQRRETAPGSKQYADSDAVKTMDAWWPLLVKGVFQPDLGEPLYTALTGALQIDDTPYATASGSSSADVNESIPHKGSSFQFGWYSYLDKDLRAVLGEPVRGGLGAEYCGGGDLAQCRQVLLSTLSQASAATFQQVYPGDSDCSAGDQWCADAIIQRPLGGVTDPTIEWQNRPTYQQVVQYQSHR, encoded by the coding sequence ATGGCTCGGAGGGGATTCAGGGCGGCCGCGGCGGCCGCCGTATGCGCACTGGTCGCGGCGGTGGCGCTGCCTGCGGCGGAGGCGAGCGCCCAGGCGCCGGCCAGGGCGGCGGCCGCTGGCGCACAGCCGGCCGCCGCGCAGGACTACTGCGGGGGCCACTGCAACGACATCCTGCCGCCGGGTGAGAACGGCAACGCCACCCTGGCCCAGATACTCGCCGACCGCGCGCTCGGCGTCCGCCCCGCCCACACGGACGACCAGTTGGGCCCCTACGCCTCGCTCGCGGACGGGTACCCCGGGCTCACCGACGCGGACCTGGCCGAGTACTTCGACGACTCCTCCTTCGGCGTCCCCGCCGGCCAGGTGGAGAGCAGCGAGCAGCCCCGCTCGGACGTGACCATCGTCCGGGACAAGGCCACCGGCGTCCCGCACATCACCGGGACCACCCGCTCCGGCACCGAGTTCGGCGCCGGATACGCCGCCGCCGAGGACCGGCTGTGGGTGATGGACCTCTTCCGGCACGTCGGGCGCGGCGAGCTGACCGGCTTCGCCGGCGGCGCCGTCGCCAACCGGCAGCTGGAGCAGAGCTTCTGGCAGGCGGCGCCCTACACCGAGGACGAGCTGCAGCAGCAGATCGACGCCATCGCCCAGTCCGGCCCGCGCGGGCAGCAGGCGCTGGCCGACGCGCAGTCCTATGTGGACGGCGTCAACTCCTACATCAAGAAGGCCTACGCGGGCCGGTACTTCCCCGGCGAGTACGACCTCACCGGTCATATCGACCCGATCACCAACGCCGGGGAGATCCAGCCCTTCAAGCTCACCGACCTGGTCGCGCTGGCCTCGGTGATCGGCGCGCTGTTCGGCTCCGGCGGCGGGGGAGAGGTGCAGTCCGCGCTGGTCAAGGAGGCCGCCGAGGCCAAGTACGGGGTGGCGAAGGGCGATCAGGTCTGGGAGGCCTTCCGGGAGCGCAACGACCCGGAGGCCGTGCAGACCCTCCACGACGGGCAGTCCTTCCCCTACGCCCAGGACCCGGCCGACCCCAAGGGTCTGGCCATGCCCGACCCCGGCTCCGTCACCCCGCAGCAGGAGGTCTACGACCCGACCGGCTCGGCGACCTCCGCCACCGCCGAGAAGACCGCCCGGGTCACCGCGCCCACCGCGGGGTTGGCGAAGCTCAAGGGCGTCTACGACAAGGGCGTGCTGCCCGGGAACCTCCTCACCGCCAAGCACGGGATGTCCAACGCCCTGGTGGTCTCCGGCAAGTACACCGACGACGGGCACCCGGTCGCCGTCTTCGGGCCGCAGACCGGCTACTTCGCCCCGCAGCTGCTGATGCTGGAGGAGCTCCAGGGCCCCGGGATCAGCGCCCGCGGCGCGGCCTTCGCCGGACTCAACTTCTACGTCGAGCTGGGCCGCGGCCCGGACTACTCGTGGAGCGCCACCTCGGCCGGCCAGGACATCACCGACACCTACGCGGTGAAGCTCTGCAACACCGACGGCTCACCGGCCACCAAGGACTCGAACGCCTACCTCCTCGACGGCACCTGCACCCCGATGGACCGGCTGGAGCGGGACGACTCCTGGTCGCCGACGCTGGCCGACAACACGGCGGCCGGCTCCTACAAGCTCGTGATGTTCCGCACCAAGTACGGCCTGGTGCAGTCCAGGGCGACGGTCGGCGGGGTCCCGGTCGCGTACACCTCGCTGCGCTCCACCTACGGCCACGAGGTCGACTCGATCATCGGCTTCCAGATGCTCAACGACCCCTCCGCGGTGAACTCCCCGCAGACCTTCCAGGAGGCGGCGCAGCACATCAACTACACCTTCAACTGGTTCTACGCGGACTCCCGGCACATCGCGTACTACAACTCGGGCGACAACCCGGCCCGCCCGGCCGACGTCGCCCCCGACCTGCCGACCTGGGGCGAACCGCAGTACGCCTGGACCGGCCTGGAGCCGGCGTCCACCCACCCCCAGTCCGTCGACCAGGACTACTACGTCTCCTGGAACAACAAGCAGGCCGACGACTACTCCTCGGCCGGCTTCGGCGACGGCTCGATCCACCGGGCCAACCTGCTGGACACCCGGGTGAAGCGGCTGATCGCGAGCGGCCAGAAGATCAGCCGGGCCTCGCTCACCCAGGCCATGGAGGACGCCGCCGTCACCGACCTGCGCGGCGAGTACCTGCTGCCGGAGCTGCTCAAGGTGGTGGACAGCCAGCCGGTGACCGACCCCGGGCAGCAGGCCGCCGTCCAGGAGCTGCAGAACTGGCTGCGGGACGGCACCCAGCGCCGGGAGACCGCCCCGGGCAGCAAGCAGTACGCCGACTCGGACGCGGTGAAGACCATGGACGCCTGGTGGCCGCTGCTGGTGAAGGGCGTCTTCCAGCCGGACCTCGGCGAGCCGCTGTACACCGCGCTCACCGGCGCGCTGCAGATCGACGACACCCCGTACGCCACGGCGAGCGGCAGTAGCTCGGCCGACGTCAACGAGTCCATCCCGCACAAGGGCTCGTCCTTCCAGTTCGGCTGGTACTCCTACCTGGACAAGGACCTGCGGGCGGTGCTGGGCGAGCCGGTGCGGGGCGGCCTCGGGGCCGAGTACTGCGGCGGGGGCGACCTCGCGCAGTGCAGGCAGGTGCTGCTGAGCACGCTCAGCCAGGCCTCGGCGGCGACCTTCCAGCAGGTCTACCCGGGCGACTCGGACTGCTCCGCCGGCGACCAGTGGTGCGCCGACGCCATCATCCAGCGACCGCTGGGCGGCGTCACCGACCCGACGATCGAATGGCAGAACCGGCCCACCTACCAGCAGGTGGTCCAGTACCAGTCGCACCGCTGA
- a CDS encoding CAP domain-containing protein — translation MARHARTSRGNGRRTTRGHRARHGRDATGRIVPATFQPARIALVAGCTLLAAGAGGVFSGALPAPPGLPKSLLVAGDPAASYGNPLPTGRQDTAARTPSTGSSRTAGRPSRSGPAGGPAPSAAPASPASASASPSGGGAAASSTAPGAAPSVSASASAAPGPGAPGRASAAQAAAAEAEVLRLVNGERARHGCGSLADSAALTGLASALSGEMAAQGVLGHTDPSGRSPWQRAAQAGITNLGGENIARGQPTPQAVMAAWMKSPGHRANILDCSYHSLGVGVAYGPDGPWWTEDFGF, via the coding sequence ATGGCGCGACATGCACGTACCTCACGCGGGAACGGCCGTCGTACCACCCGTGGCCACCGAGCCCGCCACGGCCGTGACGCCACCGGCCGGATAGTCCCGGCCACGTTCCAGCCCGCCCGGATCGCGCTGGTCGCGGGGTGCACCCTGCTGGCCGCCGGGGCGGGGGGCGTCTTCAGCGGAGCCCTGCCGGCCCCGCCGGGGCTGCCCAAGAGCCTGCTGGTCGCCGGCGATCCGGCGGCCTCGTACGGCAACCCGCTGCCGACCGGGCGGCAGGACACGGCGGCCCGTACCCCCTCCACCGGCTCCTCCCGCACGGCCGGGCGTCCGAGCCGCTCGGGCCCTGCGGGCGGTCCGGCGCCCTCCGCCGCGCCCGCCTCCCCGGCCTCCGCCAGCGCCTCGCCGAGCGGCGGCGGGGCCGCTGCGAGCAGCACCGCGCCGGGCGCCGCCCCGTCGGTCTCCGCGAGCGCCTCCGCGGCGCCCGGCCCGGGGGCGCCCGGCCGCGCCTCCGCCGCGCAGGCGGCCGCGGCGGAGGCCGAGGTGCTGCGGCTGGTCAACGGGGAGCGCGCCAGGCACGGCTGCGGCAGCCTCGCCGACTCCGCGGCGCTCACCGGCCTGGCCTCCGCGCTCAGCGGGGAGATGGCCGCCCAGGGTGTCCTCGGCCACACCGACCCGTCCGGCCGCTCGCCGTGGCAGCGGGCCGCGCAGGCCGGGATCACCAACCTCGGCGGGGAGAACATCGCCCGCGGCCAGCCGACGCCGCAGGCCGTGATGGCGGCCTGGATGAAGAGCCCGGGGCATCGCGCCAACATCCTGGACTGCTCCTACCACTCCCTCGGGGTGGGCGTCGCCTACGGCCCGGACGGGCCCTGGTGGACCGAGGACTTCGGCTTCTGA
- the nsdA gene encoding transcriptional repressor NsdA, producing the protein MVDKQPNVQLTSWFGRSGWSKGELARQVNRRARQIGANHISTDTSRVRRWLDGEQPREPIPKILSELFSERFGAVVSVEDLGLRSTLPVAGDSSVDLPWSGPQTVQLISEYSRSDLMLNRRGFLGSSLALAAGSALIEPMQRWLAPAPGTGIPDPGFTPVLAAASGSQDGVRHTGRLSEPELMLLEDTTRMFRQWDAQNGGGLRRKAVVGQLHEVCDLLQETYPPETTRRLFRTTAELAHLAGWMSYDVGMHPSAQKYYVLALHAAKEAHDKAFGALILADMCRQMIHLNRCNDALELIHLAQYGSRDSASPRAQSLFSALEARAYANLGEVNRCYRAVRMAEDSFSDIRAGDPDPDWLSFFSEAELNAENAHSYRDLCYRADRSPMYSSLAAPVMARAVDLFSRDPEHVRTYALNLIGMASVHLLQNEPEEAARYGRQAVEIAARIRSERVNTRLRKTAAAAVEQYGSLPAVADLRDRVAQDLSDDLTATGGGARGASSVAI; encoded by the coding sequence GTGGTAGACAAACAGCCCAATGTCCAGCTCACGTCATGGTTCGGCCGCAGCGGATGGTCCAAGGGCGAGCTCGCCCGGCAGGTCAACCGCCGCGCCCGGCAGATCGGCGCCAACCACATCAGCACAGACACCTCCCGGGTGCGCAGATGGCTCGACGGCGAGCAGCCGCGGGAGCCGATCCCGAAGATCCTCTCCGAACTGTTCTCCGAGCGCTTCGGCGCGGTGGTCTCGGTCGAGGACCTCGGGCTGCGCTCGACGCTGCCGGTGGCCGGCGACTCCAGCGTGGACCTGCCCTGGTCAGGGCCGCAGACGGTGCAGCTGATCAGCGAGTACTCGCGCAGCGACCTGATGCTCAACCGCCGCGGCTTCCTGGGCAGTTCACTCGCCCTCGCGGCCGGCTCCGCCCTGATCGAACCGATGCAGCGGTGGCTCGCCCCGGCCCCCGGCACCGGCATCCCCGACCCCGGCTTCACCCCCGTCCTCGCCGCGGCCTCCGGCTCCCAGGACGGCGTGCGGCACACCGGCCGGCTCTCCGAGCCGGAGCTCATGCTGCTTGAGGACACCACCAGGATGTTCCGGCAGTGGGACGCCCAGAACGGCGGCGGCCTGCGCCGGAAGGCCGTGGTCGGCCAGCTGCACGAGGTCTGCGACCTCCTCCAGGAGACCTACCCCCCGGAGACCACCCGCCGCCTCTTCCGCACCACCGCCGAACTCGCCCACCTGGCCGGCTGGATGAGCTACGACGTGGGAATGCACCCCAGCGCGCAGAAGTACTACGTGCTGGCCCTCCACGCCGCCAAGGAGGCGCACGACAAGGCGTTCGGCGCGCTGATCCTGGCCGACATGTGCCGCCAGATGATCCATCTCAACCGCTGCAACGACGCCCTGGAGCTCATCCACCTCGCCCAGTACGGAAGCCGCGACTCGGCCAGCCCCCGGGCGCAGTCGCTCTTCTCCGCGCTGGAGGCGCGCGCCTACGCCAACCTCGGCGAGGTCAACCGCTGCTACCGCGCGGTCCGGATGGCCGAGGACTCCTTCAGCGACATCCGCGCCGGCGATCCGGACCCGGACTGGCTCTCCTTCTTCTCCGAGGCCGAGCTCAACGCCGAGAACGCCCACTCCTACCGCGACCTCTGCTACCGCGCCGACCGCAGCCCGATGTACTCCTCGCTGGCCGCCCCGGTGATGGCCCGCGCTGTCGACCTGTTCAGCCGGGACCCGGAGCACGTCCGCACCTACGCCCTCAACCTGATCGGCATGGCCAGCGTCCACCTCCTGCAGAACGAGCCGGAGGAGGCCGCGCGCTACGGGCGCCAGGCGGTGGAGATCGCCGCCCGGATCCGCTCCGAGCGGGTCAACACGCGGCTGCGGAAGACCGCCGCGGCTGCGGTCGAGCAGTACGGCTCGCTGCCGGCCGTCGCCGACCTGCGGGACCGGGTGGCGCAGGACCTCTCGGACGATCTCACCGCGACCGGCGGGGGAGCCCGCGGCGCCTCGTCGGTCGCGATCTGA
- a CDS encoding acylphosphatase yields MDEQVRMTAWVRGRVQSVGFRWWTRARALELGGLTGYASNLSDGRVQVVAEGAQQRCEELLDLLRGGGTPGRVDGVTEIWAVAEGGYQGFAIR; encoded by the coding sequence ATGGACGAGCAGGTGCGGATGACCGCCTGGGTGCGCGGTCGGGTGCAGAGCGTCGGCTTCCGCTGGTGGACGCGGGCCCGCGCGCTCGAACTCGGCGGGCTGACCGGCTACGCCTCCAACCTCTCGGACGGCCGGGTCCAGGTCGTCGCCGAGGGCGCCCAGCAGCGCTGCGAGGAACTGCTCGACCTGCTCCGCGGGGGCGGGACCCCGGGCCGGGTGGACGGGGTCACCGAGATATGGGCCGTCGCCGAGGGCGGCTACCAGGGATTCGCCATTCGGTGA